A single genomic interval of Pelagerythrobacter marensis harbors:
- a CDS encoding transposase has product MPCIIECGDPPPATLDRTVDALDERGFDPRDAASRDHAARWLARLGRNREFLGDLMIDRLAEQHADESADAGYGPQAIMLSKPRGGYFLRANLWPASNDHACRTSGAQAFVYDLPHDHNFDFLTVGYFGPGYISDYYEYDYRAVAGWRGEKAGLRFVERSILSPGRMLHYRAHRDVHRQLPPASLSVSLNIVAADPACGWFDQYAFDLRADCVRRVLNPGSTEAFLRIAVGLGGAEAIDLAERFGRSHPSDRLRLACFEARAGLAASQQAADEIWREAERSGSRLVAAEARLRRAASAPSAGSNADRPAGPSKRADA; this is encoded by the coding sequence ATGCCCTGCATAATCGAATGCGGCGATCCGCCGCCCGCCACGCTGGATCGGACCGTCGATGCGCTGGACGAACGGGGGTTCGATCCGCGCGACGCGGCAAGCCGCGACCATGCGGCGCGGTGGCTGGCGCGCCTGGGCCGAAACCGTGAATTCCTGGGCGATCTGATGATCGACCGGTTGGCGGAGCAGCACGCGGACGAGAGCGCCGATGCGGGCTATGGGCCGCAGGCGATCATGCTCTCGAAACCGCGCGGCGGCTATTTTCTGCGCGCCAACCTGTGGCCGGCCAGCAACGACCACGCCTGTCGCACCAGCGGCGCGCAGGCCTTCGTCTACGACCTGCCGCACGATCACAATTTCGATTTCCTGACTGTCGGTTATTTCGGCCCCGGCTATATCAGCGACTATTACGAATACGATTATCGCGCGGTTGCGGGCTGGCGGGGGGAGAAGGCCGGCTTGCGCTTCGTCGAGCGCAGCATCCTGTCGCCGGGCAGGATGCTGCACTATCGGGCCCATCGCGACGTCCACCGCCAGTTGCCGCCGGCCAGCCTTTCGGTGTCGCTCAATATCGTGGCCGCCGATCCGGCCTGCGGTTGGTTCGACCAGTACGCCTTCGACCTCCGCGCCGATTGCGTGCGCCGTGTCCTCAACCCCGGTTCGACCGAAGCTTTCCTGCGTATCGCCGTGGGGCTGGGCGGGGCGGAAGCGATCGACCTTGCCGAACGGTTCGGGCGTTCCCATCCCAGCGACCGCCTTCGCCTCGCCTGTTTCGAAGCGCGCGCTGGCCTCGCCGCCTCGCAGCAAGCGGCCGACGAAATCTGGCGCGAGGCGGAACGATCGGGCAGCCGGCTCGTCGCGGCAGAAGCGCGATTGCGGCGCGCGGCATCGGCCCCTTCGGCAGGGTCGAATGCGGATCGTCCCGCTGGGCCTTCCAAGCGGGCCGACGCTTGA
- a CDS encoding d(CMP) kinase produces the protein MIVAVDGPTASGKGTIARALAERYRLPHLDTGLLYRAVGRQVLLDGGDPDDPADALAATRFPDTLLADPHLRSEETGGLASRVSIHPVVREALFERQRAFATQPGGAVLDGRDIGTVIAPEAEVKLFVTASVQARAERRWKEMRDRGVEVSLEEIAANLRRRDERDTQRKDAPLRAAPDARVIDTSALDRDEAVAAAIEAVESALRRR, from the coding sequence ATGATCGTCGCCGTCGACGGGCCGACCGCATCGGGCAAGGGCACGATCGCCCGCGCGCTGGCCGAGCGTTACCGGCTGCCGCACCTCGACACCGGGCTGCTCTACCGCGCGGTCGGGCGCCAGGTGCTGCTCGACGGCGGCGACCCGGACGACCCCGCCGATGCGCTGGCCGCGACGCGCTTTCCCGACACGCTGCTGGCCGATCCGCACTTGCGCAGCGAGGAGACCGGCGGGCTCGCCAGCCGCGTCTCGATCCACCCCGTCGTGCGAGAGGCCCTGTTCGAGCGCCAGCGGGCGTTCGCCACCCAGCCGGGCGGCGCCGTGCTCGACGGGCGCGACATCGGCACGGTGATCGCGCCCGAGGCGGAGGTGAAGCTGTTCGTCACCGCCAGCGTGCAGGCGCGCGCCGAGCGCCGCTGGAAGGAAATGCGCGATCGCGGGGTCGAGGTCTCGCTGGAGGAAATCGCCGCCAACTTGCGCCGCCGCGACGAACGCGACACGCAGCGCAAGGACGCGCCGCTCCGCGCCGCGCCCGATGCGCGGGTGATCGACACCTCCGCCCTCGACCGGGACGAGGCTGTCGCCGCCGCGATCGAGGCAGTCGAAAGCGCGCTGCGGAGGCGGTGA
- a CDS encoding serine hydrolase domain-containing protein, whose protein sequence is MMHRAGLALAAALACASGAHAEEPAMPPAAIEDRIETLMRENGVRGMALAVTEGGEIRQVRAFGDRNAAGDPLTEDTVMYGASLTKAVFAYLVVQLAAEGRIDLDRSIAAYLPRPLPEYADAEEGYAPWHHLAGDERWRALTPRMLLNHSSGFANFYWLNEGERLHFHFDPGTRYAYSGDGVTLLQFVLAEGLGLDVEAELQRRVFGPFGMTRSSLIWRDSFRENLADGWRENGEPVAHDERSRVRAAGSLDTTIADMARFSAGIMGGPEDLWREMARPQLPILSASQFPTLAGDAPVERRTPGLAAGLGVVAFTGPQGPGILKGGHNEWTGNIWVCLEDGRRCVMLLGNDVRAERIYPRIVRMILGETGAPWRWEYGDVEWASE, encoded by the coding sequence ATGATGCACCGCGCGGGTCTCGCCCTCGCCGCCGCACTCGCCTGCGCATCCGGCGCCCATGCGGAGGAACCAGCCATGCCGCCCGCCGCCATCGAAGACCGGATCGAAACACTGATGCGCGAAAACGGCGTGCGCGGCATGGCGCTTGCCGTCACCGAAGGCGGCGAAATACGCCAGGTGCGCGCCTTCGGGGATCGCAATGCGGCCGGCGATCCGCTTACCGAGGATACCGTGATGTATGGCGCATCGCTGACCAAGGCCGTCTTCGCCTATCTGGTCGTCCAGTTGGCGGCGGAAGGGCGCATCGATCTCGATCGTTCGATCGCCGCCTATCTGCCCCGTCCCCTGCCCGAATATGCCGATGCGGAAGAGGGTTACGCCCCTTGGCACCATCTGGCGGGCGATGAACGCTGGCGGGCGCTGACGCCGCGGATGCTGCTCAACCATTCCTCCGGCTTCGCCAATTTCTACTGGCTCAACGAAGGGGAAAGGCTGCATTTTCACTTCGATCCCGGCACCCGCTACGCCTATTCGGGCGACGGCGTCACCCTGCTGCAATTCGTGCTCGCCGAAGGACTCGGCCTGGATGTGGAGGCGGAACTGCAACGCCGCGTCTTCGGCCCCTTCGGCATGACTCGCAGCAGCCTGATCTGGCGGGACTCGTTCCGCGAAAACCTCGCCGACGGCTGGCGGGAGAATGGCGAACCCGTCGCGCATGACGAACGCAGCCGCGTGCGCGCCGCCGGGTCGCTGGACACCACCATCGCCGATATGGCGCGCTTTTCTGCGGGCATAATGGGCGGGCCGGAGGATCTCTGGCGGGAGATGGCGCGACCGCAATTGCCGATCCTCTCCGCCTCGCAATTCCCCACTCTCGCAGGCGACGCGCCGGTTGAACGGCGCACGCCCGGCCTCGCCGCCGGGCTTGGCGTGGTCGCCTTCACCGGACCGCAGGGACCGGGCATCCTCAAGGGCGGGCACAATGAATGGACCGGCAATATCTGGGTCTGCCTGGAAGACGGACGGCGCTGCGTCATGCTGTTGGGCAATGACGTGCGCGCCGAACGAATCTATCCGCGCATAGTGCGCATGATTTTGGGCGAAACCGGCGCTCCCTGGCGCTGGGAATATGGCGATGTCGAATGGGCGAGCGAATGA
- a CDS encoding CBU_0592 family membrane protein gives MIGLDWATLVGFVGMGCIIAAYAYLTWNEAPNPFVLHGTNLLGAALLTVSLLVHTNWPSLVLEGFWAAIAIYGLAKAARGRRQGRIERPEA, from the coding sequence ATGATCGGGCTCGACTGGGCCACGCTCGTCGGCTTCGTCGGCATGGGCTGCATTATCGCCGCCTATGCCTACCTGACCTGGAACGAAGCGCCGAACCCGTTCGTGCTCCACGGCACCAACCTGCTGGGCGCCGCTTTGCTGACGGTATCGCTGCTCGTCCACACCAACTGGCCGAGCCTGGTGCTCGAAGGCTTCTGGGCCGCGATCGCGATCTACGGCCTGGCGAAAGCGGCGCGGGGCCGCCGGCAGGGCCGGATCGAAAGGCCGGAGGCATGA
- the aroA gene encoding 3-phosphoshikimate 1-carboxyvinyltransferase, with the protein MNDLPRPRRFLPSGPLRGRIRVPGDKSISHRALMLGALAVGETRASGLLEGEDVLATAAALRACGATIAKQGDTWSIHGVGVGGLLQPENALDMGNSGTSTRLLMGLFASHAITAVLIGDASLSKRPMGRAIEPLSRMGASFTPSPGGTLPLTMEGLCPAVPIEYRLPVASAQVKSAVLLAGLNTPGVTTVIEPVPTRDHSERMLRGFGAELEVEELGGERVIRIHGEAELRPQTIEVPGDPSSAAFFLVAASLVEGSDLTIENVGLNPTRAGLVAVLRQMGASIEEMDAREVGGEPVADLRVRHASLTGIEVDPAIAPSMIDEFPVLFVAAALAQGRTVTRGLEELRVKESDRIAAMAAALTAAGARVEETADGLIVEGTGGDPLAGTGEAAAVVTHLDHRIAMSMAVAGLASRKGVEIDDTRPIGTSFPDFESLLDRCQA; encoded by the coding sequence TTGAACGACTTGCCCCGCCCCCGCCGCTTCCTGCCGTCCGGCCCGTTGCGCGGGCGGATTCGCGTGCCGGGCGACAAGTCGATCAGCCACCGCGCGCTGATGCTCGGCGCGCTGGCCGTGGGCGAGACGCGCGCGAGCGGGCTGCTCGAAGGCGAGGACGTGCTCGCCACCGCGGCCGCGCTGCGCGCCTGCGGGGCGACGATCGCGAAGCAGGGCGATACCTGGTCGATCCACGGGGTCGGCGTCGGCGGCCTGCTCCAGCCCGAAAACGCGCTCGACATGGGCAATTCGGGCACCTCCACTCGCCTCCTCATGGGCCTTTTCGCGAGCCACGCCATCACCGCCGTGCTGATCGGCGACGCCAGCCTGTCGAAACGCCCGATGGGCCGCGCGATCGAACCGTTGAGCCGGATGGGCGCAAGCTTCACGCCTTCCCCCGGCGGCACGCTGCCGCTGACGATGGAAGGCCTCTGCCCGGCGGTGCCGATCGAGTACCGCCTGCCCGTCGCCAGCGCGCAGGTAAAGAGCGCGGTGCTGCTCGCAGGGCTTAACACGCCGGGCGTGACGACGGTGATCGAGCCGGTGCCGACGCGCGACCATTCGGAGCGAATGCTGCGCGGCTTCGGCGCGGAGCTGGAGGTCGAGGAACTGGGCGGAGAGCGGGTGATCCGCATTCATGGCGAGGCCGAGCTGCGCCCGCAGACGATCGAAGTTCCGGGCGACCCCTCCTCGGCCGCGTTCTTCCTCGTCGCGGCGAGCCTGGTCGAAGGCAGCGATCTCACGATCGAGAACGTCGGTCTCAATCCAACCCGCGCCGGCCTGGTCGCGGTGCTCCGCCAGATGGGCGCGAGCATCGAAGAAATGGATGCGCGCGAAGTCGGCGGCGAGCCGGTCGCGGACTTGCGCGTGCGCCACGCATCGCTCACCGGGATCGAGGTCGACCCGGCGATTGCGCCGAGCATGATCGACGAGTTCCCCGTGCTGTTCGTCGCCGCCGCGCTCGCGCAGGGCCGCACGGTGACGCGCGGGCTGGAGGAACTGCGCGTCAAGGAAAGTGACCGCATCGCCGCGATGGCCGCCGCGCTCACCGCCGCCGGCGCGCGGGTGGAGGAGACCGCGGACGGCCTGATTGTCGAGGGCACCGGCGGCGACCCGCTGGCCGGCACGGGCGAGGCCGCGGCGGTCGTCACCCACCTCGACCACCGCATCGCGATGAGCATGGCCGTTGCCGGCCTTGCCAGCCGCAAGGGGGTGGAAATCGACGACACCCGCCCGATCGGCACGAGCTTCCCCGATTTCGAGAGCCTGCTGGACCGATGCCAGGCGTGA
- a CDS encoding TIGR02300 family protein, with translation MAKPEWGTKRMCPKCGERFYDLGKDEPVTCIECGEEWTPEPVLKTKQPIPFEEEEKKDKEPDSDLGGGDLEDIDVDDDDDSPDNEVDLGGDDDLGVAKGKGDDEEEDT, from the coding sequence ATGGCCAAGCCAGAATGGGGCACCAAGCGTATGTGCCCGAAGTGCGGTGAACGCTTCTACGACCTCGGCAAGGACGAGCCGGTGACCTGCATCGAATGCGGGGAGGAATGGACGCCCGAGCCGGTGCTGAAGACCAAGCAGCCGATTCCGTTCGAGGAAGAGGAAAAGAAGGACAAGGAGCCCGACAGCGACCTGGGCGGCGGCGACCTGGAGGATATCGACGTCGACGACGACGACGATTCGCCCGACAACGAAGTGGACCTGGGCGGCGACGACGACCTGGGCGTTGCGAAGGGCAAGGGCGACGACGAGGAAGAGGACACCTGA
- the ffh gene encoding signal recognition particle protein gives MFDNLSDRLGTVFDRLRGRGALSEQEVRDAMREVRVALLEADVALPVVRRFIDAVTEKAIGAEVLKSVTPGQQVVKIVNDELVEMLGGEAVEGLNLDARPPVVIMMVGLQGSGKTTTTAKLAKFLKEKHGKKALMASLDVNRPAAQEQLAVLGEQVSVATLPIVQGQQPVDIARRAMESARLQAADVLLLDTAGRLHVDEALMAEMKAVAGISSPNEVLLVVDSLTGQDAVNVARSFTEEVPLTGVVLTRMDGDARGGAALSMRHVTGKPIKFAGTGEKLDALEAFDPKRVAGRILGMGDVVSLVEKAAATIKEEDAEALARRMAKGQFDLNDLRMQLRQMQSMGGLGMLAGMLPGMKKAKAALSQSGADDKVLVHMDAIIGSMTPKERANPALLNAKRKKRVAAGSGLQVQDVNKLLKMHQEMSRAMKQIKKMGGLKGLGALLGGGGMGAAMPGLGGPGAGGMPPGLPGLPGSKK, from the coding sequence ATGTTCGACAATCTGTCCGACCGGCTCGGCACCGTGTTCGACCGCCTGCGCGGGCGCGGGGCGCTCAGCGAGCAGGAGGTGCGCGACGCGATGCGCGAAGTGCGCGTCGCGCTGCTCGAGGCGGACGTCGCGCTGCCGGTCGTGCGCCGCTTCATCGATGCGGTGACCGAAAAGGCGATCGGCGCCGAGGTCCTGAAATCGGTCACGCCGGGCCAGCAGGTCGTCAAGATCGTCAACGACGAACTGGTCGAGATGCTGGGCGGGGAGGCGGTCGAGGGGCTGAACCTCGACGCCCGGCCGCCGGTCGTGATCATGATGGTCGGCCTCCAGGGCTCGGGCAAGACGACCACCACCGCCAAGCTCGCCAAGTTTCTCAAGGAGAAGCACGGCAAGAAGGCGCTGATGGCCTCGCTCGACGTCAACCGTCCGGCTGCGCAGGAGCAGCTGGCGGTTCTGGGCGAGCAGGTCAGCGTCGCGACCCTGCCGATCGTGCAGGGCCAGCAGCCGGTCGATATCGCCCGCCGGGCGATGGAATCGGCCAGGCTGCAGGCCGCCGACGTGCTGCTGCTCGACACCGCCGGCCGCCTGCACGTCGACGAGGCGCTGATGGCGGAGATGAAGGCGGTCGCCGGCATCTCCTCGCCCAACGAAGTGCTGCTGGTGGTCGATTCGCTGACCGGCCAGGACGCGGTCAACGTCGCCAGGAGCTTCACCGAGGAAGTGCCGCTGACCGGCGTGGTGCTCACCCGGATGGACGGCGATGCCCGCGGCGGCGCGGCGCTGTCGATGCGGCACGTCACCGGCAAGCCGATCAAGTTCGCCGGCACGGGCGAGAAGCTCGACGCGCTGGAAGCCTTCGATCCCAAGCGCGTCGCCGGCCGCATCCTCGGCATGGGCGACGTCGTCAGCCTGGTCGAGAAGGCCGCGGCGACGATCAAGGAAGAAGACGCCGAAGCGCTCGCCAGGCGCATGGCGAAGGGGCAGTTCGACCTCAACGACCTGCGCATGCAGCTGCGCCAGATGCAGAGCATGGGCGGGCTGGGAATGCTGGCCGGCATGTTGCCGGGCATGAAGAAGGCCAAGGCCGCGCTCTCGCAGTCGGGCGCGGACGACAAGGTGCTGGTCCACATGGATGCGATCATCGGCTCGATGACGCCCAAGGAACGCGCCAACCCCGCGCTGCTCAACGCCAAGCGCAAGAAGCGCGTCGCGGCGGGCAGCGGCCTGCAGGTGCAGGACGTGAACAAGCTGCTCAAGATGCACCAGGAAATGAGCCGCGCGATGAAGCAGATCAAGAAGATGGGCGGCCTCAAGGGCCTCGGCGCGCTGCTGGGCGGCGGCGGCATGGGTGCCGCGATGCCCGGGCTCGGCGGGCCCGGCGCGGGCGGCATGCCGCCGGGGCTGCCCGGTCTTCCCGGTTCGAAGAAATAA
- the rpsP gene encoding 30S ribosomal protein S16 has translation MAIALRLSRGGAKKRPYYRIVAADSRKPRDGKYLEQIGTYNPLLAKDDEKRVQLNEDRARYWLGVGAQPSDRVARFLDAAGIRERAARNNPNKAEPGEKAKERAEEKAAKIAEAEEAAKAAEEATAEAPAPTTDEPAEGSETPATGDEAAVESTADEPAEGGEDKAEG, from the coding sequence ATGGCAATTGCACTCCGTCTCTCGCGCGGTGGCGCGAAGAAGCGCCCCTACTACCGCATCGTCGCGGCCGACAGCCGCAAGCCGCGCGATGGCAAGTATCTGGAGCAGATCGGCACCTACAACCCGCTGCTCGCCAAGGACGACGAGAAGCGCGTTCAGCTGAACGAGGATCGCGCCCGCTACTGGCTCGGCGTCGGCGCCCAACCGAGCGACCGCGTCGCCCGCTTCCTCGACGCCGCCGGCATCCGCGAGCGCGCCGCGCGCAACAACCCGAACAAGGCCGAACCGGGTGAGAAGGCCAAGGAACGCGCCGAAGAGAAGGCCGCCAAGATCGCCGAAGCCGAGGAAGCCGCGAAGGCCGCCGAGGAAGCGACCGCCGAAGCGCCTGCGCCGACCACCGACGAGCCGGCCGAAGGCAGCGAAACCCCGGCGACCGGCGACGAGGCAGCGGTCGAGTCGACCGCGGACGAGCCGGCCGAGGGCGGCGAAGACAAGGCCGAAGGCTGA
- the rimM gene encoding ribosome maturation factor RimM (Essential for efficient processing of 16S rRNA) has translation MTRPARPTPDPSRTREGDLRDKPVTLAAVIGAHGVTGEVRLKLFGEGLENLQAHKAYNGGALTLSKVRGDNKGGAIARFAEVTDRAAAEKLRGTTLTVPRAALPPLEEGEYYHVDLIGLPAVTDAGDPVGTVVAVENYGATDVVEIEKPDGKRFMVPMTEVAVPGWDDERLIVNRDFAE, from the coding sequence ATGACGCGCCCGGCCAGGCCCACCCCTGACCCCTCCCGCACGCGGGAGGGGGACCTGCGGGACAAGCCGGTCACCCTCGCGGCCGTCATCGGCGCGCACGGGGTGACGGGCGAAGTCCGCCTCAAGCTTTTCGGCGAGGGGCTGGAGAACCTGCAGGCGCACAAGGCCTACAACGGCGGCGCGCTGACGCTGTCGAAAGTGCGCGGCGACAACAAGGGCGGCGCGATCGCCCGCTTCGCCGAAGTGACCGACCGCGCCGCGGCCGAGAAGCTGCGCGGCACCACGCTCACCGTGCCGCGCGCCGCGCTCCCCCCGCTGGAGGAGGGCGAATACTACCACGTCGACCTGATCGGCCTTCCCGCCGTGACCGACGCGGGCGATCCTGTGGGCACGGTCGTAGCGGTCGAGAACTACGGTGCCACCGACGTGGTGGAAATCGAAAAGCCCGACGGGAAGCGCTTCATGGTCCCGATGACCGAGGTCGCGGTGCCCGGATGGGACGACGAGCGGCTGATCGTGAACCGCGATTTCGCCGAGTAG
- a CDS encoding NAD(P)/FAD-dependent oxidoreductase, whose translation MDDCIIIGAGPAGLTAAIYLARYHLSIRLFDCGTSRAAWIPCTRNHAGFPDGIAGNGLLRRMREQARKYGALREEKRVEHLARAGAHFTVGTDSGTYTARTVLLATGVVNRRPDTLPDEVHDEALARGLLRYCPVCDGYEVTDRRIAVIGTGRHGTAEALFLRGYTADLTLVSPHGDHDLDRACSAQLEEAGIARVAGPCGGFAIEGERLAFDTADRRMAFDSVYPALGTTVRSELAQLAGAETNEDGCVAVDDHLETTVPGLFAAGDVVIGLDQISHAMGQAGVAATAIRNHLADDRPIRR comes from the coding sequence ATGGACGACTGCATCATCATCGGCGCCGGACCCGCCGGCCTGACCGCCGCGATCTATCTCGCGCGCTATCACCTCTCGATCCGGCTGTTCGACTGCGGCACCAGCCGGGCGGCGTGGATACCCTGCACCCGCAACCACGCCGGCTTTCCCGACGGCATCGCGGGCAACGGGCTGCTGCGCCGGATGCGCGAGCAGGCGCGCAAGTACGGCGCTCTGCGCGAAGAGAAGCGGGTCGAGCATCTGGCCAGGGCCGGGGCGCACTTCACCGTCGGCACCGACAGCGGGACCTACACCGCGCGCACCGTCCTGCTCGCCACGGGCGTCGTCAATCGCCGTCCCGATACCCTGCCCGACGAGGTTCACGACGAGGCGCTCGCGCGCGGGCTGCTGCGCTACTGCCCGGTCTGCGACGGCTACGAGGTCACCGACCGGCGGATCGCCGTGATCGGCACCGGCAGGCATGGAACGGCGGAAGCGCTGTTCCTGCGCGGCTATACCGCGGACCTGACGCTCGTCAGCCCGCACGGCGACCACGATCTCGACCGCGCATGTTCGGCGCAGCTCGAAGAGGCGGGGATTGCCCGCGTCGCCGGACCGTGCGGCGGCTTCGCGATCGAGGGGGAGCGGTTGGCGTTCGACACCGCCGACAGGCGCATGGCCTTCGACAGCGTCTATCCCGCGCTTGGCACGACGGTCCGCTCCGAACTGGCGCAGCTCGCCGGGGCGGAGACGAACGAGGATGGCTGCGTGGCGGTCGACGACCATCTCGAAACCACCGTCCCCGGCCTCTTCGCCGCGGGCGACGTGGTGATCGGCCTCGACCAGATCAGCCACGCCATGGGCCAGGCCGGGGTCGCCGCCACCGCGATCCGCAACCACCTAGCGGACGATCGGCCGATCCGGCGGTAG
- the trmD gene encoding tRNA (guanosine(37)-N1)-methyltransferase TrmD — protein MTFAATILTLYPEMFPGPLGVSLAGRALERGDWTCETVQIRDFATDRHRTVDDTPAGGGAGMVLKADVLARALDSVILPGTGRGTAAGGGGGGAPRSAQNPRCPEHPPVPLHQPAAGPPPRSGEDRPVLAMTPRGRPITQARVRELAAGPGVVILCGRFEGFDERLFEARPQIEQVSLGDIVLSGGEPAALAILDACIRLLPGVMGAASSGAEESFEEGLLEYPQYTRPQEWEGRMIPEVLRSGDHAKIAAWRKQRSEEDTRSRRPDLWERYSGARDRSASGARQKD, from the coding sequence ATGACCTTCGCCGCCACCATTCTAACGCTCTACCCCGAGATGTTTCCCGGGCCGTTGGGCGTTTCGCTGGCCGGGCGGGCGCTGGAGCGGGGGGACTGGACCTGCGAGACGGTGCAGATCCGCGACTTTGCGACCGACAGGCACCGGACAGTGGACGACACGCCGGCCGGCGGGGGTGCGGGCATGGTGCTCAAGGCGGACGTGCTGGCGAGGGCGTTGGATTCGGTGATCCTCCCCGGGACGGGGAGGGGGACCGCCGCCGGAGGCGGGGGTGGAGGGGCCCCTCGCTCGGCTCAGAACCCCAGATGTCCGGAACATCCGCCCGTGCCCCTCCACCAGCCTGCGGCTGGTCCCCCTCCCCGTTCCGGGGAGGATCGACCTGTCCTCGCCATGACCCCGCGCGGCAGGCCGATCACCCAGGCGCGCGTCCGCGAGCTGGCGGCGGGGCCGGGCGTGGTGATCCTGTGCGGCCGGTTCGAAGGGTTCGACGAGCGTCTGTTCGAGGCGCGGCCGCAGATCGAGCAGGTCAGCCTGGGCGACATCGTCCTGTCGGGCGGGGAGCCCGCCGCCCTGGCGATTCTCGATGCTTGCATTCGCCTGCTTCCCGGCGTAATGGGCGCGGCTTCGAGCGGGGCCGAGGAATCCTTCGAAGAAGGGCTTCTCGAATATCCGCAATATACCCGACCTCAGGAATGGGAAGGGCGCATGATCCCTGAAGTGCTGCGATCGGGGGATCATGCGAAGATCGCGGCGTGGCGCAAGCAACGCAGCGAGGAAGACACACGGTCACGCAGGCCGGACCTTTGGGAGCGCTACAGTGGCGCTCGGGACCGATCTGCCTCTGGCGCGCGGCAAAAAGACTAG
- the rplS gene encoding 50S ribosomal protein L19: MNLIQQLEAEAIENLGKDIPDFRAGDTVRVGVKVVEGTRERIQNFEGVVIARSNRGMGSNFTVRKMSFGEGVERVFPLYSPVVDSITVVRRGVVRRAKLYYLRGRTGKSARIAERRDNRPTEKA, from the coding sequence ATGAACCTGATCCAGCAGCTCGAGGCCGAGGCCATCGAAAACCTCGGGAAGGACATTCCCGATTTCCGCGCCGGGGACACCGTGCGCGTCGGCGTGAAAGTCGTTGAGGGCACGCGCGAGCGTATCCAGAATTTCGAAGGCGTGGTGATCGCCCGTTCGAACCGCGGCATGGGTTCGAACTTCACCGTGCGCAAGATGAGTTTCGGCGAAGGCGTGGAGCGCGTGTTCCCGCTCTATTCGCCGGTGGTCGACAGCATTACCGTCGTTCGCCGCGGCGTCGTGCGCCGGGCGAAGCTCTATTACCTGCGCGGCCGCACCGGTAAATCGGCCCGCATTGCCGAGCGCCGCGACAATCGCCCGACCGAGAAGGCCTGA
- a CDS encoding aspartate-semialdehyde dehydrogenase, whose product MGYRVAIVGATGNVGREMMQILAEREFPCDEVAAVASSRSVGTEVEFGDTGKMLKCRNIEHFDFTGWDIALFAAGSGPAKEYAPKAAAAGCVVIDNSSLYRMEPDVPLIVPEVNPDAIDGYVKRNIIANPNCSTAQLVVALKPLHDAATITRVVVSTYQSVSGAGKAGMDELFEQSRAIFVGDPVEPRKFTKQIAFNVIPHIDVFLDDGSTKEEWKMMVETKKILDPKIKLNATCVRVPVFVGHSEAVNIEFANELSAEAAQDILREAPGVMLVDKREDGGYVTPVESAGDGATYISRVREDPTVENGLTLWCVSDNLRKGAALNAVQIAELLGRRHLKKG is encoded by the coding sequence ATGGGTTATCGGGTGGCAATCGTCGGCGCGACCGGGAACGTCGGGCGCGAGATGATGCAGATTCTCGCCGAACGCGAATTCCCCTGCGACGAGGTGGCCGCGGTCGCCAGCTCCCGCTCCGTCGGCACGGAGGTCGAGTTCGGCGACACCGGCAAGATGCTCAAGTGCAGGAACATCGAGCATTTCGATTTCACCGGGTGGGATATCGCCCTGTTCGCCGCCGGTAGCGGCCCGGCGAAGGAATATGCGCCCAAGGCGGCGGCGGCCGGCTGCGTGGTGATCGACAATTCCTCGCTCTACCGCATGGAGCCCGACGTGCCGCTGATCGTGCCCGAGGTGAACCCGGACGCGATCGACGGCTATGTGAAGCGCAATATCATCGCCAACCCGAACTGCTCGACCGCGCAGCTCGTCGTCGCGCTCAAGCCGCTGCACGACGCGGCGACGATCACGCGCGTGGTGGTGAGCACCTACCAGTCGGTTTCGGGCGCCGGGAAGGCGGGGATGGACGAGCTGTTCGAACAGAGCCGCGCGATCTTCGTCGGCGATCCGGTCGAACCGCGGAAGTTCACCAAGCAGATCGCCTTCAACGTCATCCCGCATATCGACGTCTTCCTCGACGATGGATCGACCAAGGAAGAGTGGAAGATGATGGTCGAGACCAAGAAGATCCTCGACCCGAAGATCAAGCTCAACGCCACTTGCGTGCGCGTGCCGGTCTTCGTCGGCCATTCCGAAGCGGTCAATATCGAGTTCGCAAACGAGCTGTCGGCCGAAGCGGCGCAGGACATCCTGCGCGAGGCGCCGGGCGTGATGCTCGTCGACAAGCGCGAGGACGGCGGATATGTCACCCCGGTCGAAAGCGCGGGCGACGGCGCGACCTACATCAGCCGCGTGCGCGAGGACCCGACGGTGGAGAACGGGCTGACCCTGTGGTGCGTTTCCGACAACCTGCGCAAGGGCGCGGCGCTCAACGCGGTGCAGATCGCGGAACTGCTCGGCCGCAGGCACCTGAAGAAGGGGTGA